A window of Maniola jurtina chromosome W, ilManJurt1.1, whole genome shotgun sequence contains these coding sequences:
- the LOC123879773 gene encoding uncharacterized protein LOC123879773, translated as MSPILFNIVTAKIFHRVVNVSLCQYADDFVLFSTNKDIFESVSKLQGALIIFNELLNDMGLELSVKKSKFCIFSRGHRRQRVELKVDTFSLELVEVYKYLGLWLDKSLRWGKHIGETVIKVQKCFNLLNVLAGSSWGVHTKHLRQIYLALIRSRIDYGSFIYDNAAKCHLIKLDRLQNQALRITGGFIKTTPIHVMESELCIPPLKQRRRDWKEYFDKMSLEKGIWYRTLQSEPPHIPWSSCTRMKRKYVVLAHRLRSGHIPGNKFGFLMGKTSSPNCDSCGVIDDVYHWLVECVRFQSGRDRLVELLNLKRLQVGVFNSLLANPNSDGACNLFRWFMIG; from the exons ATGTCACCGATACTATTTAATATTGTAACAGCTAAAATTTTTCATAGAGTAGTTAATGTTTCATTATGTCAATATGCGGAtgactttgttttatttagtaCAAATAAAGACATATTTGAAAGTGTTAGCAAGTTACAGGGagcattaattatatttaatgagTTGTTAAATGATATGGGATTGGAGCTATctgttaaaaaatcaaaattttgtatatttagtaGGGGTCATAGAAGACAACGAGTAGAATTAAAAGTGGACACTTTTTCTTTAGAGTTGGTAgaagtttataaatatttaggtttatGGTTAGACAAATCCTTACGTTGGGGTAAGCACATCGGCGAGACGGTCATAAAAGtgcaaaaatgttttaatttgctTAATGTTTTGGCTGGATCATCCTGGGGCGTTCACACTAAACATTTGCGTCAAATTTATTTAGCTTTGATACGAAGTCGTATAGATTATGGATCCTTCATATATGACAATGCCGCAAAAtgtcatttaattaaattagataGGTTACAAAATCAGGCTTTGAGAATAACAGGGGGCTTTATAAAGACTACTCCAATTCACGTTATGGAGAGTGAGCTGTGTAttccaccgttaaagcaacgGAGGAG AGATTGGAAAGAATACTTCGACAAAATGTCATTAGAAAAAGGAATATGGTATCGAACGTTGCAGAGTGAGCCTCCTCATATACCTTGGAGCAGCTGTACACGAATGAAAAGGAAATATGTAGTGTTGGCCCACAGGCTTAGATCAGGGCACATTCCAGGCAACAAATTCGGATTTCTTATGGGAAAAACATCTTCTCCAAATTGTGACTCCTGTGGAGTCATAGATGATGTATATCATTGGTTGGTGGAATGTGTCCGATTCCAATCAGGAAGAGACCGTCTGGTTGAATTATTAAACTTGAAGAGATTGCAAGTTGGTGTCTTTAATAGCTTATTAGCTAATCCAAATTCTGACGGAGCTTGCAATCTCTTTAGATGGTTTATGATAGGATAG